The genomic segment CATCTGGATTTGAGGATGCTAATTTTTCAAGCTGTTTCCGTTTGACTGCTCCGCCACTCGTATCTTCTGTCGATAGTTCTGGAATCTCAGTTTCGATTGGTGTCCATTCTTCTAATTCTTCGACTTCCGTCGTACGACGTCGTCGCATCATCATGAAGATAGCGCCGATGACGATCAGTGCCGCTGCACCAAGCGCGAACCAAACCCACATCGGCGTGACTGCAGTCGTCGCTTTTGGTGTTGGTGTTTCAGCGAACGGTCGGGACATGACGACAACCTTGTTCGTCAATTCGGCATCCGTCAACGTCGCTTTTGCATCCGTTTTCGTGATAGACGTCCGAATAATCGAGTAGAGCATCGTTTGAAGGTCCGTTTGAAGTTGCGGATCGATTTGAGCTTGACCTTTTGGTGGTTCAACGATGACTTGAATACCTAAATCACGTATTTCATAAGGTGCTCCCGTAATCTGTTTCGTAATCCGGTTTACTTCATAATTGATGATATCGTGCGTTTTCTCACTCGTATCACCTGTCGTTCCTGTACCGGCCGGGAAGTTGATGGTCTCATTTTCACCAGTACCAGCTGTTCCTTCATTCGCTGCACCCGTGTAGGCTTCGGCAACCTTTTCTGCCGAAGTTACAATCCCCTCGATTTTATCAGGGTCAACGGGTTCGACTAGTTTTTGTTCTTCTTGGCGCTGTGTGACATCGACGTCTGCCGTGACTGACACGAGCGCTTTTTGTGGTCCGAGAACGACGGATAACATTTGTTGAATTTGTTTTCGTAAATCATTTTCCGTTGTTTTCTTTAATTGCATCGGATCTGCGCCCCCAGCCGTCTGTGTTCCCTGGCCCGGTTCGTAGTACGTAAAGTACTGATCCATGATTGTAATATTTTCTTCTTTCAAATTAGGAATACTTTTTGCGATTAGGTGGTAAAGACCTTGTACAGTCTGTTGATTTAAATCACTCCCAGCGCTTGACGTTAACACAACCGATACGGTTGACGTCTCTTCGGCGTCTGATAAAAAGACGCTTTTTTCAGGAAGTGTAATCATTACCTTCGCTGCATCAATCCCGTTTACTTGCGTAATCAAGTTCTCAAGTTCAGTCTGCATCGTATCGCGCTCTAAAATATTCATTTCCTTGTCAGTAGTACCAAACCCGGCATTTTCACTGAAGAATGAATAATCGATTTGACCGGATTTCGGTATGCCAGCAGTAGCCAACTCTACTTTCAAATTTTCCGCATTCGCCTCC from the Exiguobacterium oxidotolerans JCM 12280 genome contains:
- the fliF gene encoding flagellar basal-body MS-ring/collar protein FliF translates to MNERLKARFSAINTTWNEWSLAKKATIIGITLIILSALIAAIIWLSTPTMTPLYSKLSPQEAGQVTEKLNEDGVRSEVVTASDGVTILVPEANAENLKVELATAGIPKSGQIDYSFFSENAGFGTTDKEMNILERDTMQTELENLITQVNGIDAAKVMITLPEKSVFLSDAEETSTVSVVLTSSAGSDLNQQTVQGLYHLIAKSIPNLKEENITIMDQYFTYYEPGQGTQTAGGADPMQLKKTTENDLRKQIQQMLSVVLGPQKALVSVTADVDVTQRQEEQKLVEPVDPDKIEGIVTSAEKVAEAYTGAANEGTAGTGENETINFPAGTGTTGDTSEKTHDIINYEVNRITKQITGAPYEIRDLGIQVIVEPPKGQAQIDPQLQTDLQTMLYSIIRTSITKTDAKATLTDAELTNKVVVMSRPFAETPTPKATTAVTPMWVWFALGAAALIVIGAIFMMMRRRRTTEVEELEEWTPIETEIPELSTEDTSGGAVKRKQLEKLASSNPDEFAKLLRTWLAED